A window from Chitinophagales bacterium encodes these proteins:
- a CDS encoding DUF58 domain-containing protein — protein sequence MLTTTEILKKVRQLEIKSKKLASSLFTGEYHSAFKGKGMSFKEVREYAAGDDIRFIDWNVSARFGHPYSKLFEEERELTVMLMIDISASTLFGTVHARKKDIITELAAVLTFSAINNNDKVGVIFYSDKVERSIPPKKGREHALFIVRELLTMNSEKKSTGLSTALRRFNNATRQKSIAFVLSDFIDSGYEDGLRVAGSRHDIIGIKVYDKMDMQLPKAGLLEIKDLETGEQQWVDSDSKRVRQNFEKEFFRVTEYSKQVFSKAGCDLLHVRTDQDYVRVLQRFFLSRNR from the coding sequence ATGCTGACTACCACTGAGATACTAAAAAAAGTCCGGCAGCTCGAGATAAAAAGTAAAAAACTCGCGAGCAGCCTTTTTACTGGAGAGTACCATAGTGCTTTCAAGGGGAAGGGCATGTCCTTTAAAGAGGTACGCGAATATGCTGCGGGAGATGATATCCGGTTTATTGATTGGAATGTTTCCGCGCGGTTTGGACATCCTTACAGCAAATTGTTTGAAGAAGAACGGGAATTGACGGTCATGTTAATGATCGATATCAGTGCGAGTACTTTATTTGGTACGGTACATGCCCGAAAAAAGGACATTATAACGGAATTGGCCGCTGTACTTACTTTTTCTGCGATTAACAACAACGACAAAGTGGGAGTGATCTTTTACAGTGATAAAGTGGAACGTTCCATTCCACCCAAGAAAGGAAGGGAACATGCTTTGTTTATTGTACGGGAATTGCTGACGATGAATTCCGAGAAAAAATCCACCGGATTATCAACGGCCTTGCGTCGTTTCAACAACGCTACAAGGCAAAAAAGCATAGCCTTTGTGTTGAGTGATTTTATTGATTCCGGGTATGAGGATGGACTACGTGTAGCCGGCAGCCGGCACGATATCATCGGGATCAAAGTATATGATAAAATGGATATGCAATTACCCAAGGCAGGATTGCTGGAGATAAAAGACCTGGAGACCGGTGAACAGCAATGGGTAGACAGCGACAGCAAACGGGTACGGCAGAACTTTGAAAAGGAATTCTTCCGCGTGACCGAGTATAGTAAACAGGTTTTTTCCAAAGCCGGATGTGACCTGCTGCATGTACGGACGGACCAGGATTATGTTCGCGTATTACAGCGGTTCTTTTTAAGCCGCAACCGATGA
- a CDS encoding four helix bundle protein gives MLGFQNLEVWNESMALAKEVYTILKKYPKDELFILVSQIKRSAVSIPSNIAEGIGRQYKNETIHFLSIARGSLYELDTQIRLSGFIGYINKPEECKILNKIEMIKRLLNGLIRHYNTASLK, from the coding sequence ATGCTTGGATTTCAAAATTTGGAAGTCTGGAATGAGTCAATGGCATTGGCCAAAGAGGTATACACGATCCTGAAAAAATATCCGAAAGATGAATTGTTTATCCTTGTTTCACAAATAAAAAGATCCGCCGTATCTATACCTTCAAATATAGCTGAGGGCATAGGTCGGCAATATAAAAACGAAACAATTCATTTTTTGAGTATTGCTCGAGGGTCGCTTTATGAGTTAGATACTCAGATTAGACTTAGTGGTTTCATAGGGTATATTAATAAACCAGAGGAGTGTAAAATTTTAAATAAGATTGAAATGATAAAAAGACTTTTAAATGGCCTTATTAGGCATTATAATACGGCATCTCTAAAATAG
- a CDS encoding AAA family ATPase, with translation MYKSAEEIKQLSQRIAQSAQFTDRLREEVGQIIVGQQYMLDRLLIGLLSNGHVLLEGVPGLAKTLTIKSLSQAIHAKFSRIQFTPDLLPADVLGTLIYNQQRNEFVVRKGPIFANFILADEINRAPAKVQSALLEAMQERQVTIGDTTYKLDEPFLVLATQNPLEQEGTYPLPEAQVDRFIMKVIVGYPSMQEEQLIMRQNVQGLNVPSIRQVVSIQEVAQARDLVRQIYLDEKVERYILEIVFASRFPDQYSLAHLKPLIAYGSSPRGSINLALASKAQAFLHKRGFVTPEDVQSICLDVLRHRIGLTYEAEAEGVDVEKVVKEIVGKVKVP, from the coding sequence ATGTATAAATCCGCCGAAGAGATCAAACAACTAAGTCAGCGCATTGCCCAATCAGCCCAATTCACCGACCGGTTGAGAGAAGAGGTAGGGCAAATCATCGTTGGACAGCAGTATATGCTTGACCGTCTCCTGATCGGGTTGCTCAGCAATGGGCACGTATTATTGGAGGGGGTTCCGGGTCTGGCAAAAACGCTTACGATCAAATCACTTTCCCAGGCCATTCATGCAAAATTCAGTCGGATTCAATTCACCCCTGATCTATTGCCGGCGGATGTATTGGGTACCCTGATCTATAACCAGCAACGGAATGAATTTGTGGTACGGAAGGGTCCCATTTTTGCCAACTTTATATTGGCCGATGAGATCAACCGCGCACCGGCAAAAGTGCAAAGCGCCTTATTGGAAGCCATGCAGGAAAGACAGGTAACCATCGGCGATACCACCTACAAGCTGGATGAGCCTTTCCTGGTGCTGGCGACGCAAAACCCGCTTGAACAAGAAGGAACCTATCCACTTCCCGAAGCACAGGTAGACCGGTTCATCATGAAAGTAATTGTTGGCTATCCCTCCATGCAGGAAGAGCAGTTGATCATGCGGCAGAATGTGCAGGGATTAAATGTACCATCGATCCGACAGGTTGTATCTATACAGGAAGTAGCACAGGCGCGTGATCTTGTGCGACAAATTTACCTGGATGAAAAAGTAGAGCGTTATATCCTGGAGATCGTATTTGCCTCGCGATTCCCGGATCAATATAGTCTGGCTCATTTAAAACCACTCATCGCCTATGGTTCTTCTCCCCGGGGTAGCATCAATCTTGCATTAGCCTCCAAAGCGCAGGCCTTTTTGCATAAACGCGGATTTGTAACCCCGGAAGATGTTCAATCGATCTGTTTGGATGTACTGCGTCACAGAATAGGATTGACCTATGAAGCAGAAGCGGAAGGCGTTGATGTGGAGAAAGTGGTTAAGGAGATTGTTGGGAAGGTGAAGGTGCCGTAG
- a CDS encoding lipocalin family protein, with translation MRKLPILQFLPTLFLLILLVGCKKNSEPKTPEDMLKNGAWILVSASANGTDVTSVIPDCVKDNETTFQGAGIGFTLEKANVCSPSYETNFTWTLQNSNTTLSMSATLIPGGSGVFTVVTLNETNLVLSQESSLIPSPTPVTVVATFRHL, from the coding sequence ATGCGAAAACTCCCGATCCTCCAATTTTTGCCGACCCTTTTTCTATTGATCCTTCTTGTTGGTTGTAAAAAAAATTCCGAACCCAAAACCCCAGAAGATATGTTGAAAAATGGGGCTTGGATCCTGGTAAGTGCTTCAGCCAATGGTACAGACGTGACTTCAGTTATCCCAGATTGCGTAAAGGATAATGAAACCACCTTTCAGGGTGCCGGTATCGGATTTACGCTTGAAAAAGCAAACGTCTGTTCCCCAAGCTATGAAACTAATTTCACCTGGACATTACAAAACTCCAATACCACGCTATCAATGAGCGCCACTTTAATTCCTGGTGGTTCAGGGGTCTTTACCGTTGTAACCCTCAACGAAACAAATCTGGTACTTTCTCAGGAATCCTCATTGATTCCATCCCCAACACCTGTGACGGTGGTCGCCACTTTCAGGCATCTTTGA
- a CDS encoding NAD+ synthase, with translation MKIALAQQNYHIGNFDSNRDKIIAGIREAKAAGADLVVFSELCICGYPPRDFLEFHDFIEACYRSLDQIREEADTIGVLVGSPARNPRKEGKDLFNAAFLLYEKEIKAEIHKTLLPNYDVFDEYRYFEPAYDWQVVAFKGKKLAVTICEDIWNMGDNPLYRITPMEKLAAFGPDVMINLSASPYNYAQDIVRNSIVKAHTIRYQLPMLYCNTVGSQTEIVFDGGSLVYDIQGRQVKEMKYFEEDFAVFDLDELSRVEGKKTAIKEEPYYYSAAEVGKGEDILAYLTNEKNIEEIHQALVLGIRDYFFKMGFKKAILGSSGGIDSAVTLALAVEALGKENVTAVLMPSPYSTGHSVSDAETLSRNLDNPYHILPIRDIYESFLSTLKPVFEDRPFSVAEENIQSRTRGNLLMGLANKFGYILLNTSNKSELATGYGTLYGDMAGGLGVLGDLYKVQVYALAKRINRDRALIPESILTKAPSAELRPNQKDSDSLPEYDILDRVLYNYIELRKGPREIISEGYDPVLVNRVLKLVNTNEYKRNQFCPIIRVSAKAFGVGRRVPIVGKYLS, from the coding sequence ATGAAGATCGCCCTGGCCCAGCAAAATTATCATATTGGCAATTTCGACAGCAATCGGGATAAGATCATCGCCGGAATACGTGAGGCCAAGGCGGCCGGAGCCGATCTTGTGGTTTTCTCCGAATTATGCATTTGCGGGTATCCACCCCGTGATTTTCTGGAGTTTCATGATTTCATTGAAGCCTGTTATCGGAGCCTCGATCAGATCCGGGAAGAGGCCGATACGATCGGTGTACTGGTGGGCTCTCCCGCACGCAATCCCCGCAAGGAAGGCAAAGACCTTTTTAATGCCGCTTTTCTTTTGTATGAAAAAGAGATCAAAGCAGAGATCCATAAAACGCTCCTGCCCAACTACGATGTGTTTGATGAATACCGGTATTTTGAACCGGCCTATGACTGGCAGGTGGTAGCGTTCAAAGGCAAAAAACTCGCGGTTACCATCTGTGAGGATATCTGGAACATGGGGGATAATCCTTTGTACCGGATCACCCCGATGGAAAAACTCGCTGCTTTTGGTCCCGATGTCATGATCAACCTTTCCGCCTCCCCCTACAATTATGCTCAGGATATTGTACGGAACAGTATTGTGAAGGCACATACGATCAGGTATCAGTTACCCATGTTGTATTGTAATACCGTGGGGTCTCAAACAGAGATCGTATTTGACGGAGGTAGTCTTGTTTATGATATCCAGGGAAGGCAGGTAAAGGAGATGAAATATTTTGAAGAGGACTTTGCCGTATTCGACCTGGATGAACTCAGTCGTGTAGAAGGGAAGAAAACGGCAATAAAAGAAGAACCCTATTATTATTCGGCAGCCGAAGTAGGCAAAGGTGAGGATATACTCGCTTATCTGACCAATGAAAAAAATATCGAAGAGATCCATCAGGCACTGGTATTGGGTATCCGGGATTATTTTTTCAAAATGGGTTTCAAAAAAGCCATATTGGGTTCTTCGGGGGGTATAGACAGCGCGGTGACCCTGGCCCTGGCGGTTGAAGCCCTGGGCAAAGAGAATGTTACGGCGGTATTGATGCCTTCACCTTATTCCACGGGCCATTCGGTAAGCGATGCCGAAACCCTTAGTCGCAACCTCGATAATCCGTATCATATACTCCCGATACGGGATATCTATGAATCCTTTCTCAGTACACTGAAACCTGTATTTGAAGACCGGCCATTTAGTGTAGCGGAAGAGAATATTCAAAGTCGTACCCGGGGCAACCTGCTTATGGGGCTGGCCAATAAGTTTGGTTATATCTTACTGAATACTTCCAATAAAAGTGAACTGGCTACTGGATATGGTACCTTGTATGGAGATATGGCAGGAGGACTTGGAGTATTGGGCGATCTGTACAAAGTGCAGGTCTATGCCCTGGCGAAGAGGATCAACCGCGATCGCGCGTTGATTCCCGAATCCATTCTGACCAAGGCCCCTTCGGCGGAGTTGCGGCCCAATCAAAAGGACAGTGACAGTTTACCTGAGTACGATATACTCGACCGGGTGTTATACAACTACATTGAATTACGCAAAGGACCCAGGGAGATCATTTCCGAAGGATATGATCCGGTGTTGGTGAACCGGGTATTGAAACTGGTCAATACAAATGAGTATAAACGCAATCAGTTTTGCCCCATCATCCGTGTCAGTGCCAAAGCCTTTGGCGTGGGAAGAAGGGTGCCGATCGTTGGGAAGTATCTTTCTTAA
- the apaG gene encoding Co2+/Mg2+ efflux protein ApaG, whose product MVSKISEGVEICVETFYQADYSNPIQSEFMFAYRISMENHNTFPVKLHRRHWHIFDSNGSYREVEGEGVVGVQPQLQPGEKYSYVSGCNLRTEMGRMSGTYQMENVNTGQFFDVNIPAFEMIVPFKGN is encoded by the coding sequence ATGGTAAGCAAAATATCAGAAGGGGTGGAGATTTGTGTGGAGACTTTTTATCAGGCAGATTACAGCAACCCGATCCAATCGGAGTTCATGTTTGCTTACCGCATTTCCATGGAGAATCACAACACTTTCCCCGTTAAACTACACCGTCGCCACTGGCATATCTTCGATAGTAATGGCAGCTACCGCGAGGTGGAAGGAGAGGGTGTAGTGGGTGTACAACCTCAACTTCAGCCAGGTGAAAAATACTCGTATGTGAGTGGGTGCAATCTTCGCACTGAAATGGGCCGCATGAGTGGAACCTACCAAATGGAGAATGTCAATACCGGACAGTTTTTTGACGTGAATATCCCGGCTTTTGAAATGATTGTTCCGTTTAAGGGGAATTGA
- a CDS encoding NADP-dependent isocitrate dehydrogenase — protein sequence MKIAVAKGDGIGPEIMDAVLRIFDANKVPLEYEFVDMGKWVFDKGFSNGMTEEARDTIEKLGMLFKGPMETPKGKGVKSINVTARKTWNTYANKRVFQTLHGVDTVFSKAGIPIDITVVRENIEDTYGGIEHMLTHDVALSRRFITRPGSEQVIKYAFEMARKKNARRITCGHKANIMKITDGLFLEIFYEVAKDYPGIKADDVIVDDLCMKLVTRPDNFDVVVLTNLQGDIVSDLCAGLVGGLGFAPSANIGDHICIFEAVHGTAPDIAGKNIANPTALLLSGIAMLHHVGLTENAAVIENALLYTLESGVHTGDFGDKSIPPVNTTQFADAIIGNLGKKPKVMPREVIANMPGTPTPLKLDKNSMMVSKEKTPEHIVGVDLFIESDEQPEVIAAKCLRHAGVKFKLISISNRGTQVWPTGSLYTNLVNQYNARFESIDGEPLFQQDVIGLYVSMSGNFKICSFELLNQWDGKKAYSLAQGQ from the coding sequence ATGAAAATAGCCGTAGCCAAGGGAGATGGGATCGGACCGGAGATCATGGACGCCGTACTCCGCATTTTTGACGCCAATAAAGTACCCCTGGAATATGAATTCGTAGATATGGGGAAATGGGTATTTGACAAGGGATTTTCGAACGGTATGACCGAGGAAGCCCGCGATACGATCGAGAAACTGGGGATGTTGTTCAAAGGACCCATGGAAACGCCAAAAGGTAAGGGTGTAAAAAGTATCAATGTTACTGCCCGCAAGACCTGGAACACCTATGCCAATAAAAGGGTTTTTCAAACCCTGCATGGCGTGGATACAGTTTTCTCCAAGGCCGGAATCCCGATTGACATCACAGTGGTCAGGGAGAATATTGAAGATACGTATGGTGGGATCGAACATATGCTTACGCATGATGTGGCCCTGAGCCGTCGCTTTATCACCCGACCCGGATCGGAACAAGTGATCAAATATGCCTTTGAAATGGCCCGGAAAAAGAATGCGCGCCGGATCACCTGCGGACATAAGGCCAATATCATGAAGATCACCGATGGACTTTTTCTGGAAATATTTTACGAAGTGGCCAAAGATTACCCGGGCATCAAGGCAGATGATGTGATCGTGGATGACCTCTGTATGAAACTGGTTACAAGACCCGACAATTTTGATGTCGTCGTGCTGACCAATCTGCAGGGTGATATCGTATCTGATCTTTGCGCAGGATTAGTGGGTGGACTTGGCTTTGCCCCCTCCGCAAATATCGGCGACCATATCTGCATCTTTGAGGCCGTACACGGAACTGCCCCGGATATCGCCGGAAAGAATATCGCCAACCCCACTGCTTTGCTGTTGAGTGGTATCGCTATGTTGCACCATGTTGGCCTGACCGAAAATGCTGCCGTCATCGAGAATGCCTTGCTTTATACCCTGGAAAGCGGGGTGCATACGGGAGATTTTGGAGACAAAAGCATACCGCCTGTCAATACCACCCAATTTGCAGACGCCATCATTGGTAACCTGGGCAAGAAACCAAAAGTTATGCCCCGGGAGGTGATCGCCAATATGCCGGGTACCCCTACCCCGTTGAAACTGGATAAAAATTCCATGATGGTTTCAAAAGAAAAAACACCCGAACATATTGTTGGAGTTGACCTGTTTATTGAAAGTGACGAACAACCCGAGGTCATTGCCGCCAAATGCCTGCGGCATGCCGGTGTTAAATTCAAATTGATCAGCATTAGCAACCGGGGCACACAGGTTTGGCCCACAGGTTCACTCTATACCAACCTCGTTAACCAATACAATGCGCGCTTTGAAAGCATTGACGGGGAACCCCTGTTTCAACAAGATGTCATCGGATTGTATGTAAGCATGAGCGGGAACTTCAAGATCTGCTCATTTGAATTGCTCAATCAGTGGGATGGCAAGAAAGCATATAGCCTGGCACAGGGTCAGTAA
- a CDS encoding translation initiation factor has product MGKKNKPDARGFVYSTDPGFSFEEEKPDLETLVPAQQKLRIRLETKHRAGKAVTVITGFVGKADDLEELGKKLKNHCGTGGSAKDGEIIIQGDQRPKVIQWLQKNGYTQSR; this is encoded by the coding sequence ATGGGGAAGAAAAATAAACCAGATGCCAGGGGCTTTGTGTATAGCACGGATCCAGGTTTTTCTTTTGAAGAAGAAAAACCGGATTTGGAAACCCTTGTGCCTGCACAGCAAAAATTGCGTATTCGCCTTGAAACCAAGCACCGCGCCGGCAAAGCGGTCACCGTCATCACCGGGTTTGTGGGAAAGGCGGATGACCTGGAAGAACTGGGAAAGAAATTAAAGAACCATTGTGGCACCGGTGGTTCTGCTAAAGACGGTGAAATTATTATTCAGGGCGATCAGCGTCCAAAGGTTATTCAGTGGTTGCAGAAGAATGGATATACCCAAAGCAGGTAG